In one Brassica oleracea var. oleracea cultivar TO1000 chromosome C9, BOL, whole genome shotgun sequence genomic region, the following are encoded:
- the LOC106313294 gene encoding myb-related protein Hv1-like, producing MGRSPSSGESGLKKGPWTPDEDEKLVKYVKKHGHSSWSALPKLAGLNRCGKSCRLRWTNYLRPDIKRGKFSPEEEQTILNLHAVVGNKWSTIANNLPGRTDNEIKNFWNTHLKKKLIQMGVDPMTHRPRTDVLSSLSQLISLSSNLRGFVDQEQIMLKLQTEMAKLELFQYLLQPPSMYNNINPNDFDTPSLLNSIASTTSNNLDLGSYIQDFNSLPSLKNLNTNIGPSSVFPQNLDANHFKFFNQRENLLISPSWLSDPSSSNQSLLPSLDPSSVMTDDLIRSQYVIEDVNSNLTSSSYQESGASAAWPDHLLDDSIFFDIP from the exons ATGGGAAGATCTCCTTCCAGTGGTGAGTCTGGTCTGAAGAAGGGTCCTTGGACTCCTGATGAAGATGAGAAACTTGTCAAGTATGTCAAAAAACATGGCCATAGTAGCTGGAGTGCTCTTCCCAAGCTTGCTG GTCTTAATAGGTGTGGGAAGAGTTGCAGGCTAAGATGGACGAACTACTTGAGACCTGACATCAAGCGAGGGAAATTCTCTCCGGAGGAGGAACAGACTATCTTGAATCTTCATGCAGTTGTTGGAAACAA GTGGTCAACGATTGCAAACAACTTACCTGGGAGAACAGACAACGAGATCAAGAATTTCTGGAACACCCATTTGAAGAAAAAGCTGATTCAGATGGGAGTTGACCCAATGACTCATCGCCCAAGAACCGACGTCTTGTCCAGCTTATCTCAGCTGATCTCTCTGTCATCTAACCTCAGAGGTTTTGTTGATCAAGAGCAAATTATGCTGAAACTCCAAACCGAGATGGCCAAGCTCGAATTGTTCCAATACCTCCTTCAACCACCTTCCATGTATAACAACATTAACCCTAATGACTTTGACACTCCCAGTCTCCTTAACTCTATTGCCTCTACCACCAGCAATAATCTCGACCTTGGTTCCTATATTCAGGACTTCAACAGCTTACCATCCCTAAAAAACTTAAATACCAACATTGGACCATCATCTGTTTTCCCCCAAAATCTTGATGCCAATCACTTCAAGTTCTTCAATCAAAGAGAAAACCTTCTTATATCTCCAAGCTGGCTCTCGGATCCGTCCAGCTCAAATCAGAGTTTGTTACCTTCTCTTGATCCTTCATCTGTTATGACTGATGATCTTATTAGAAGCCAATACGTTATTGAAGATGTCAATAGCAATCTCACCTCTTCGAGCTATCAAGAATCAGGAGCTTCAGCTGCATGGCCTGATCATCTACTAGATGATTCTATATTTTTTGACATTCCTTAG